The DNA sequence TTAAGGTGGGAAATAGTAATGGAATAGAAAAGGATCTGCTCCACCTTCTGTTTGCTGACGATACCATTTTATTCTACAAAGCCAACAGTGTGCAGTTGCGTTACTTGAGTTGGGTGTTCTTATGGTTTGAGGCGATCTTTGAGTTAAAAGTGAAAAAGGATAAAAGTGAGGTTATCCTTGTAGAAATGGTTGACTCTTTGGAGAATATCGTCTTGGTTTTAGGGTGTAGAATTGGGAAACTCCTATCttcttatttgggtcttcccTTGGGAGTTTCCTTCAAATCTTCAAGGGTATGGGATGTAGTGAAAGAGAGATTCAGAAAGTGTTTGTccttgtggaagagacaatatctTTCCAAAGGGGGAGACTTaccttgataaaaaaaataccatttcAAGCCTCTTTATTTacctaatgtctctctttgtcaTTCAGCGGAAGGTGTGTGCAAGacttgaaaagatccaaagaGACTTCCTGTGGGGCGGTGACACTTTAGAGAAAAAGTCacacttggtgaattgaagtgCGGTTTGTGCTGATATGAGACAAGGAGGCTTAGGTATTCGCAGTCTTGTGACCCTAAATAAAGCTTTGCTTGGGAAATAGAGCTGAAAATTTGTTGTAGAGAGGAATTCTTTGTGGAAACAAGTAATCATAGACAAATATGGGGTGGAAAAGGAAGGTTGGTGTTCAAAAGAAGTGAGGGGAGCCTATGGTGTGGGAGTGTGGAAAGCCATCAGAAAAGATTGGGAAATCATTCGCTCTATATCCCGCTTTAAAGTGAGGAATATGAGAAAggtcaaattttggaaagatttgTGGTGTGAGGACCAAgctttgaaagatgtttttccTAACTTATTCAGACTGGCGGTTAACAATGATCAATGGGTGTACAATGCTTGGTAGGAGGAAGGAGAGGTGGGAAGTTGGAATCCTTTGTTTTCAAGACACTTTAACGATTGGGAAATGAAAGAGGTAGAGGTCTTGCTCCAAAAAATACACCCCTTGGGTTTGCATAGTGATGTGGAGGATGTTTTGAGTTGGAAGATTAGCAAGAATGACTCATTTTCTGTTAGATCTCTCTACCGATCCCTACATACTTGCTTCTAGTGAACCTTTTCCTTGGAGCATTATTTGGAGATCTTGGGTTCCCATGAGAgttagcttttttgcttgggaagcgtcTTGGAAATGAATTTTGACCATTGATCAGCTTAAAAGAAGAGATCGGAATATGccaaatagatgttatttgtgtAAAATGGAAGAGGAAACTAGTGatcatttgatcattttttgtaaaaaggCTACAATGTTATGGAACTtgcttttctccctttttgatGTGCACTGGGTTCCGTACTCCTCAATCAAAAGGAATTTGATAGCTTGACATGGTGTTTCTATGagtaagagaaaggaaaaggctTGGAGGGCTGCTCCCCTTTGTTTAATGTGGactttatggaaggaaaaaatgaaagagtatTCAATGACACTTAATGTTCCAATCAAGCtctaaaacttcattttttatacacttttgtgaattggggtaGGGTATATTTAGAGGATCATTCTTTGtccttgtttgattttatagagTGGCTTTTGTTTAGATAGAagaaaggtttttcttttttggcctAGCTTATTGGGCGTTGCTTGTATACTTCATGTATACTTTTGTCGCCTTTGCTAGGCTTTTCTAATACATTCTCTTATTTGCCTaccaaaaaaaaacccacaagaGCTTACCACATAGAAACCGCGGCCTCATTCTGCAATTTATTCCAACAAGGTTCTTACATATATGGCCAAAAGCAGAAAAACCAAAGCATTATATAGAGATCTAATGCCCTTCTTCTACTTGCAGAGTGAAGCCAGTACACGGCGAGGTGGATCAAAGGGTCTTCGAGAGTGAAGGACAGCCCAGTTATCCAGCAGCAGAACATCACCTTTCTGCCAAGGAACAGCCACACATTCCTCCTCAAGAATCTTCAAACAGTCATAGATGATATCAGCCGGCAATGGCTGCCCATCCCCAAAGGTCACCGCCTTCACAGGATCATTCCGAGCATCTTCCCATCCTGTATAAGCAGCCACCATGCTGTTAAACCAGATCTTCCTTTGTCTTGACTCATCATATTTGACAGCTGGGATTGGACCCATTATCGTCTTCACTCCATCCTCCATCCACTCCAACTTCATTCCCAGCTGAGCAGCCCTGCAGAGACACAGAATTCAGACAAAACACAGCAACAATCGGCGTGATTTAAACATTTACAGATTGCTAAACTTGAAGGGTGGAATCAGAAACCTCTTCTCAGCTGTGGTTTTATCCTGGGTCAGGAATGTGGACTTCCAGCCACGCCCGATTGGAGATGAAGGGTCGTCGTCTTCTCCCAGTACTCGCGTATACATCAATCCTCGCTCCTCCAATCGCTGTACAAACTCTGGGTACTTTGCTTTCATCCGCTCATACACAATGTGGCTGAGTACGATCGGAGTCTCTCCTCCAGTTCCAGGTTCTACTTCacagaagaaaaacaatttgGAGGGGAACTCAGGAACCTGCAGAAAAGCCCAGAGTCTTCAACAAAATCTAACCAAATCTGGGATtccaaatatcctaaaattaaggaaaaaaaattaaaataagataattaaaaaaaaaaaaaatccccttcATCATGACCTGTTAAAATAAAACGCACCTGAGCCATTTCGTGGTGAAAGGGGATCTTCTGATCCGGCGGTGACTCATTGGACGTGAAAACCCGACCCACCACTTTGGTCCTGGGAGCCGCGCCGCCGACGTAGGGGAGCTCGGCGAATCCGAACGCTTCAACAACATCGTTGAAGTCGGACGCGGTGGTTACAGGAAAGTCCCTGAGAAGAACGGCCCCGGCTCTGTGGAGCAGCGATTGGAGCCAGGGCTTGTGGGCCTTGATGGATTGGGTGAGATGAGACAGGCCCAAACTCTGAGCCCCTTGGCCAGGCGTCAAGACCAAGGGAAACGGAGCTCCACTGTAGAGCTTCTGGTGTGGTATGGAGGACTCTCCGAAAGTCTGCAACATGTTTCCCTGGACCCAAAAA is a window from the Vitis riparia cultivar Riparia Gloire de Montpellier isolate 1030 chromosome 9, EGFV_Vit.rip_1.0, whole genome shotgun sequence genome containing:
- the LOC117922703 gene encoding clavaminate synthase-like protein At3g21360, which produces MLQTFGESSIPHQKLYSGAPFPLVLTPGQGAQSLGLSHLTQSIKAHKPWLQSLLHRAGAVLLRDFPVTTASDFNDVVEAFGFAELPYVGGAAPRTKVVGRVFTSNESPPDQKIPFHHEMAQVPEFPSKLFFFCEVEPGTGGETPIVLSHIVYERMKAKYPEFVQRLEERGLMYTRVLGEDDDPSSPIGRGWKSTFLTQDKTTAEKRAAQLGMKLEWMEDGVKTIMGPIPAVKYDESRQRKIWFNSMVAAYTGWEDARNDPVKAVTFGDGQPLPADIIYDCLKILEEECVAVPWQKGDVLLLDNWAVLHSRRPFDPPRRVLASLCK